In Quadrisphaera sp. DSM 44207, one DNA window encodes the following:
- a CDS encoding flagellar protein FlgN, with protein MGVAEVSNVLWREREQLELLLFKLDEEQMVLASGRTRWLAHATREVEVVLAQLRESELLRAVEVDACAGALGLPPGPSLQALAEASPEPWRELLLSHRDALVELTHEISAVADANRDVLAVAQRATHETLLSLGGGVQTYAPGGRTTSAAPARLVDRAL; from the coding sequence ATGGGGGTCGCCGAGGTCTCCAACGTGCTCTGGCGCGAGCGCGAGCAGCTGGAGCTGCTGCTGTTCAAGCTGGACGAGGAGCAGATGGTGCTGGCCAGCGGCCGCACGCGGTGGCTGGCCCACGCCACCCGCGAGGTCGAGGTCGTCCTCGCCCAGCTGCGCGAGAGCGAGCTGCTGCGCGCCGTCGAGGTCGACGCCTGCGCCGGCGCCCTCGGCCTGCCGCCCGGCCCCAGCCTGCAGGCGCTGGCCGAGGCCTCCCCCGAGCCGTGGCGCGAGCTGCTGCTCTCCCACCGCGACGCCCTCGTGGAGCTGACCCACGAGATCTCCGCCGTCGCCGACGCCAACCGCGACGTCCTGGCCGTGGCGCAGCGCGCCACGCACGAGACGCTGCTCAGCCTGGGCGGCGGCGTGCAGACCTACGCCCCCGGCGGCCGGACGACGTCCGCCGCCCCCGCCCGCCTCGTCGACCGAGCCCTCTGA
- the flgK gene encoding flagellar hook-associated protein FlgK: MSSFGSISTALTALQAHRRALDVTGNNIANANTAGYTRQRAELTSRVAPGVQSLHAASRLTGNGVEVTGTSRLGDAFLDARVRSQTSLSAELTGRAQTLAAVEDLMAEPGEQGLGAQLQKMWAAWSDVAAHPEQDSARRVVLQTSQAVVDRIRSGHAAVASLWGQQRDQAGATVTEVNETAASVADLNEQVRAAVTNGGSANELMDQRDQLVTRLVELTGASVLAGRDGVVDVYLGGSALVRGTTADAVVLTAPTQMSGVDASATPPAVAGFAWASGGAATVSGGSLKASVDALNTVLPGAAGEYDRVARALAGRVNAVHEQGRGPNDPDAPALRPFLSPSPSTAVTAENLRLAVTSPGELAAAVPGQGAQDGKNAAAIARVGVALDGPDAVWRASVVATGVDVQAAQRRADVAQQSMAAAVGDQVSAAGVSLDEETANLLVIQRAYEGAARVLTAVDQALDTLINRTGLVGR, from the coding sequence ATGAGCAGCTTCGGCAGCATCTCCACCGCCCTGACGGCCCTGCAGGCGCACCGCCGCGCCCTGGACGTCACGGGCAACAACATCGCCAACGCCAACACCGCCGGCTACACCCGCCAGCGCGCCGAGCTGACCTCCCGGGTCGCGCCCGGCGTGCAGTCCCTGCACGCGGCGTCCCGGCTGACCGGCAACGGCGTCGAGGTCACCGGCACCTCCCGCCTCGGCGACGCCTTCCTGGACGCGCGGGTGCGCAGCCAGACGTCGCTGTCCGCGGAGCTGACCGGCCGCGCGCAGACGCTCGCGGCCGTCGAGGACCTGATGGCCGAGCCCGGCGAGCAGGGGCTGGGCGCGCAGCTGCAGAAGATGTGGGCCGCGTGGTCGGACGTCGCCGCCCACCCCGAGCAGGACTCCGCGCGCCGCGTCGTCCTGCAGACCTCCCAGGCCGTCGTCGACCGGATCCGCTCCGGGCACGCGGCGGTGGCCTCGCTGTGGGGCCAGCAGCGCGACCAGGCCGGTGCGACGGTCACCGAGGTCAACGAGACGGCAGCCTCGGTCGCGGACCTGAACGAGCAGGTCCGCGCGGCCGTGACCAACGGCGGCTCCGCGAACGAGCTGATGGACCAGCGCGACCAGCTGGTCACCCGCCTCGTCGAGCTGACGGGCGCCTCCGTGCTGGCGGGCCGGGACGGCGTCGTCGACGTCTACCTCGGCGGCTCGGCGCTGGTGCGCGGGACGACGGCGGACGCCGTCGTCCTGACCGCGCCGACCCAGATGAGCGGCGTCGACGCCTCCGCCACCCCGCCGGCGGTCGCCGGCTTCGCGTGGGCGAGCGGTGGCGCGGCCACGGTCAGCGGCGGCTCCCTGAAGGCGAGCGTCGACGCCCTCAACACCGTGCTGCCCGGCGCGGCGGGCGAGTACGACCGGGTCGCGCGGGCGCTGGCCGGCCGGGTGAACGCGGTGCACGAGCAGGGCCGGGGCCCGAACGACCCCGACGCGCCGGCCCTGCGCCCGTTCCTCTCGCCCTCGCCGAGCACCGCGGTGACCGCCGAGAACCTGCGGCTGGCCGTGACGTCGCCGGGCGAGCTCGCCGCGGCCGTGCCCGGCCAGGGCGCCCAGGACGGCAAGAACGCCGCCGCCATCGCCCGGGTCGGCGTCGCGCTCGACGGGCCGGACGCCGTCTGGCGCGCCAGCGTCGTCGCCACCGGCGTGGACGTGCAGGCCGCGCAGCGGCGGGCCGACGTCGCGCAGCAGTCCATGGCGGCCGCGGTCGGCGACCAGGTCTCCGCCGCCGGGGTCTCCCTCGACGAGGAGACGGCCAACCTGCTCGTCATCCAGCGCGCCTACGAGGGCGCCGCGCGGGTGCTCACCGCCGTCGACCAGGCGCTGGACACCCTGATCAACCGCACCGGTCTCGTCGGGAGGTAG
- the flgL gene encoding flagellar hook-associated protein FlgL produces MTRITHRTVQDSTMANLQRNLAAMSGLQEQLSTGKKINRASDDPTGAVSVLQVRSDLRTSEQYSRAADDGVGWLGTIDGALQNTSSRLQRAQELTLRALNSGAMGESSRTAIAAEVRGIKDDLLGQANTKYLGRSVFAGTSGDARAFATAPPYAYADTGAGSDAPVGTGGTVERRVAAEAVVQVDSDGRAVFGQGDGSVFTLLDDIADAVVQKPGSLPLADLLGKLQGRMTAVTDEVSSVGARYGRVQGAKQAADDAVLKLQTSLADVESIDLPKTIVNLQMQEVAYKAALGATAKVLQPSLLDFIR; encoded by the coding sequence GTGACCCGCATCACGCACCGCACGGTCCAGGACAGCACCATGGCCAACCTGCAGCGCAACCTCGCGGCGATGAGCGGCCTGCAGGAGCAGCTGTCCACGGGCAAGAAGATCAACCGGGCGTCCGACGACCCCACCGGCGCCGTCAGCGTGCTGCAGGTGCGCTCGGACCTGCGGACCTCGGAGCAGTACTCCCGCGCCGCGGACGACGGCGTCGGGTGGCTGGGCACGATCGACGGCGCCCTGCAGAACACCTCCTCCCGGCTGCAGCGCGCCCAGGAGCTGACGCTGCGGGCCCTGAACTCCGGCGCCATGGGCGAGAGCAGCCGCACGGCGATCGCCGCGGAGGTGCGCGGCATCAAGGACGACCTGCTGGGACAGGCGAACACCAAGTACCTCGGCCGGTCGGTCTTCGCCGGCACCAGCGGTGACGCCCGCGCCTTCGCCACGGCACCGCCGTACGCGTACGCCGACACCGGCGCAGGCAGCGACGCGCCCGTGGGCACCGGCGGCACCGTCGAGCGCCGCGTCGCCGCCGAGGCCGTCGTGCAGGTCGACTCCGACGGGCGGGCCGTCTTCGGCCAGGGGGACGGCTCGGTCTTCACGCTCCTGGACGACATCGCCGACGCCGTCGTGCAGAAGCCGGGCAGCCTGCCGCTGGCGGACCTGCTCGGGAAGCTGCAGGGGCGCATGACCGCCGTCACGGACGAGGTGTCGAGCGTCGGGGCTCGCTATGGTCGGGTGCAGGGCGCCAAGCAGGCGGCGGACGACGCCGTGCTGAAGCTGCAGACGTCCCTGGCCGACGTGGAGTCGATCGACCTGCCCAAGACCATCGTCAACCTGCAGATGCAGGAGGTCGCCTACAAGGCGGCCCTCGGCGCCACCGCGAAGGTGCTGCAGCCCAGCCTCCTGGACTTCATCCGATGA
- a CDS encoding flagellar assembly protein FliW: protein MSTPAAPAPAADLPELSFVLPLPGFEHLTRFALVQLEEDSPLFSLQSLEDGTVSLLVLAPGAVFPDYSPELDVPSQDALELTRAEDALLLVVVRSGRSLADSTANLLAPIVVNTSNRRAGQVVLTGSDHPLQAPLAA, encoded by the coding sequence ATGAGCACTCCTGCCGCCCCCGCCCCCGCCGCCGACCTGCCCGAGCTGAGCTTCGTGCTGCCGCTGCCGGGCTTCGAGCACCTGACCCGCTTCGCGCTCGTCCAGCTCGAGGAGGACAGCCCGCTGTTCTCCCTGCAGAGCCTCGAGGACGGCACCGTGAGCCTGCTCGTGCTCGCGCCCGGTGCCGTCTTCCCCGACTACTCCCCCGAGCTCGACGTGCCCAGCCAGGACGCGCTCGAGCTCACCCGCGCCGAGGACGCGCTGCTGCTCGTCGTCGTCCGCAGCGGGCGCTCGCTCGCGGACAGCACCGCGAACCTGCTCGCCCCGATCGTCGTCAACACCAGCAACCGCCGGGCCGGCCAGGTCGTGCTGACCGGCAGCGACCACCCGCTGCAGGCGCCGCTGGCCGCCTGA
- a CDS encoding response regulator yields the protein MKILVADDSRVMRQIVIRTLRQAGYDGHDVVEAENGREALELVGSEAPDLVLSDWNMPEMTGIECLRALRSSGSDVPFGFVTSEGSDEMRSTAAAAGALFLIAKPFTPEAFDAALAPVIG from the coding sequence GTGAAGATCCTCGTCGCCGACGACAGCCGCGTCATGCGGCAGATCGTCATCCGCACGCTGCGCCAGGCCGGCTACGACGGCCACGACGTCGTCGAGGCCGAGAACGGCCGCGAGGCGCTGGAGCTGGTCGGCTCCGAGGCGCCCGACCTGGTGCTCTCGGACTGGAACATGCCCGAGATGACCGGCATCGAGTGCCTGCGCGCGCTGCGCTCCTCCGGCTCCGACGTCCCGTTCGGGTTCGTCACCTCCGAGGGCAGCGACGAGATGCGCTCGACCGCCGCCGCGGCCGGCGCGCTGTTCCTCATCGCCAAGCCCTTCACCCCCGAGGCCTTCGACGCGGCGCTCGCGCCCGTCATCGGCTGA
- a CDS encoding chemotaxis protein CheX: MSTPVHDVVDPEVVLAITDEVWQALLGEDEVLAMIGVPLPERTLSAWVGITGPWSGTVVLTVGAGTAEELTRCLLLRHTPLPPVVEAEDVEDGLGELANVVGGGIKGTLPGPSVLSLPEVGPVPPAGAPVCRVDALWRGQPVSIAVIDHVQDPATGAEPHDAKKSGVSL; this comes from the coding sequence ATGAGCACGCCGGTCCACGACGTCGTCGACCCCGAGGTCGTCCTCGCCATCACCGACGAGGTGTGGCAGGCCCTGCTCGGGGAGGACGAGGTGCTCGCGATGATCGGCGTGCCCCTGCCGGAGCGGACGCTCAGCGCCTGGGTGGGCATCACCGGCCCCTGGTCCGGCACCGTCGTGCTGACCGTGGGCGCCGGCACCGCCGAGGAGCTCACCCGCTGCCTGCTGCTGCGCCACACCCCGCTGCCGCCCGTCGTCGAGGCCGAGGACGTCGAGGACGGCCTCGGGGAGCTGGCGAACGTCGTCGGCGGGGGCATCAAGGGCACGCTGCCCGGCCCGTCCGTCCTGAGCCTGCCGGAGGTCGGCCCCGTGCCGCCCGCCGGAGCACCGGTCTGCCGCGTCGACGCCCTGTGGCGCGGCCAGCCGGTGTCCATCGCTGTGATCGACCACGTGCAGGACCCCGCCACCGGGGCGGAGCCGCACGACGCGAAGAAGAGTGGGGTGTCGCTGTGA
- a CDS encoding response regulator: MRALVIDDSRAMRRIVGGILGGLGYEVAQAGDGREALDVLGGGFVPDLATVDWNMPVMDGLQFVSAVRANPAWRSVTLMMVTTESEHGQIVRALAAGAHEYLIKPFTADALETKLSLLGLLPAGEPA; encoded by the coding sequence GTGCGTGCACTGGTGATCGACGACTCGCGCGCGATGCGTCGCATCGTCGGAGGGATCCTGGGGGGCCTCGGCTACGAGGTCGCCCAGGCCGGGGACGGCCGCGAGGCCCTCGACGTCCTGGGCGGCGGGTTCGTGCCCGACCTCGCGACGGTCGACTGGAACATGCCCGTGATGGACGGCCTGCAGTTCGTCTCGGCCGTGCGCGCCAACCCGGCGTGGCGCTCGGTGACGCTGATGATGGTCACCACCGAGTCCGAGCACGGCCAGATCGTGCGGGCCCTGGCCGCCGGCGCGCACGAGTACCTCATCAAGCCGTTCACCGCCGACGCCCTCGAGACGAAGCTCTCGCTGCTCGGCCTGCTTCCCGCTGGAGAGCCCGCATGA
- a CDS encoding protein-glutamate O-methyltransferase CheR has protein sequence MPLNAATFDWVRQLVHRESAIVLQPGKEYLVEARLLPVAQKMGLSGVPELVEKVRSRPDPAAMRRIVEALTTNETSWFRDGDPFTALTSTVLPSLVAARGPAERLRIWSAACSSGQEPYTIAMLLQDALPSAATRVQITATDLSSQMVERTRAGRFSQLEVNRGLPAPMLVRHFTRAGSEWEIAPALRRMVTASQANLAAPLAVLGPFDVVYLRNVLIYFDLPTKQAILRRVAKVMRPDGWLFLGAAETTLGVDDSWERVVLGRSSAYRPLKGA, from the coding sequence ATGCCTCTGAACGCCGCCACCTTCGACTGGGTGCGCCAGCTGGTGCACCGCGAGAGCGCGATCGTGCTCCAGCCCGGCAAGGAGTACCTCGTCGAGGCCCGCCTGCTGCCGGTGGCCCAGAAGATGGGCCTGTCCGGCGTCCCCGAGCTCGTCGAGAAGGTGCGCTCGCGCCCCGACCCGGCCGCCATGCGGCGCATCGTCGAGGCGCTGACCACCAACGAGACGTCCTGGTTCCGCGACGGCGACCCGTTCACGGCGCTGACCTCCACCGTGCTGCCGAGCCTGGTCGCCGCGCGCGGGCCCGCGGAGCGGCTGCGGATCTGGTCCGCGGCCTGCTCCTCCGGCCAGGAGCCCTACACCATCGCGATGCTCCTGCAGGACGCGCTGCCGAGCGCCGCCACCCGCGTGCAGATCACCGCGACCGACCTGTCGAGCCAGATGGTCGAGCGCACGCGGGCGGGCCGCTTCAGCCAGCTGGAGGTCAACCGCGGGCTGCCCGCCCCGATGCTCGTGCGCCACTTCACCCGGGCCGGCAGCGAGTGGGAGATCGCTCCCGCGCTCCGGCGGATGGTCACCGCCTCGCAGGCGAACCTCGCGGCCCCGCTGGCGGTCCTCGGGCCGTTCGACGTGGTCTACCTGCGCAACGTGCTCATCTACTTCGACCTGCCCACCAAGCAGGCGATCCTGCGGCGCGTCGCCAAGGTGATGCGACCGGACGGCTGGCTCTTCCTCGGAGCCGCCGAGACGACCCTCGGGGTCGACGACAGCTGGGAGCGGGTCGTCCTCGGCCGCAGCTCCGCCTACCGCCCGCTGAAGGGGGCCTGA
- a CDS encoding chemotaxis response regulator protein-glutamate methylesterase: MDPIRVMVVDDSVVVRRIVTDVLSEDPGIEVVGTAVNGKVALAKVDQLKPELITMDIEMPEMDGIAAVRALRAKGVRAPVVMFSTLTERGASATLDALSAGADDYVTKPANVGSVAQSMDSVREQLVPKIKALTGRPVGLPAARAGAGAGTGLGAGLGAGLGTASVRIPSVPAPAVRKKPAVLAIGSSTGGPEALARVLPALPASLPVPVVIVQHMPPVFTRQFAQRLDRLCALDVVEAVAGVPLEPGTVHLAPGDHHLTVRSSGGVLRTALDQGAPENFCRPAVDVLFRSVVQAYAGAVLAVVLTGMGADGRIGAGQVRAAGGRVLAQDQATSVVWGMPGAVTQAGFADEVLPLGEVATAVQRHLPVPSLRVGA, translated from the coding sequence GTGGACCCGATCAGGGTGATGGTGGTGGACGACTCCGTCGTCGTTCGGCGCATCGTGACCGACGTCCTGTCCGAGGACCCCGGCATCGAGGTCGTGGGCACGGCGGTCAACGGCAAGGTCGCGCTCGCCAAGGTCGACCAGCTCAAGCCCGAGCTGATCACCATGGACATCGAGATGCCGGAGATGGACGGCATCGCGGCCGTGCGCGCGCTGCGCGCCAAGGGCGTGCGGGCGCCGGTGGTCATGTTCAGCACCCTGACCGAGCGGGGCGCGTCCGCGACGCTGGACGCCCTGTCGGCCGGCGCCGACGACTACGTGACCAAGCCCGCCAACGTCGGCAGCGTCGCGCAGTCGATGGACAGCGTGCGCGAGCAGCTCGTCCCGAAGATCAAGGCCCTGACCGGCCGGCCCGTCGGCCTCCCGGCGGCCCGCGCCGGCGCGGGTGCCGGCACCGGGCTCGGTGCCGGGCTCGGTGCCGGGCTCGGGACCGCGTCCGTGCGCATCCCGAGCGTCCCGGCGCCCGCGGTGCGCAAGAAGCCCGCCGTCCTGGCGATCGGCTCGTCCACCGGCGGCCCGGAGGCGCTGGCGAGGGTGCTGCCCGCGCTGCCCGCCTCGCTGCCCGTGCCGGTGGTCATCGTCCAGCACATGCCGCCCGTCTTCACGCGCCAGTTCGCGCAGCGGCTGGACCGCCTGTGCGCGCTCGACGTCGTGGAGGCCGTGGCCGGCGTCCCGCTGGAGCCCGGCACCGTGCACCTCGCGCCCGGCGACCACCACCTGACCGTGCGCTCCTCGGGCGGCGTGCTGCGCACCGCGCTCGACCAGGGCGCGCCCGAGAACTTCTGCCGGCCCGCCGTCGACGTGCTCTTCCGCTCCGTCGTGCAGGCGTACGCCGGCGCCGTCCTGGCCGTCGTCCTGACCGGCATGGGCGCGGACGGGCGCATCGGCGCCGGCCAGGTGCGCGCCGCCGGCGGGCGGGTCCTCGCGCAGGACCAGGCCACCTCCGTCGTGTGGGGCATGCCCGGCGCCGTCACCCAGGCCGGCTTCGCCGACGAGGTGCTGCCCCTGGGCGAGGTCGCCACCGCCGTCCAGCGCCACCTGCCCGTCCCGAGCCTGCGAGTGGGTGCCTGA
- a CDS encoding chemotaxis protein CheW → MSAPTLGRAAAAASRTSQLATFWLDGDLYGVEVEHVQEVLRFQGLTRVPLAPTAVAGLINLRGQVVTAVELRERLALPPRPEGNDAIVIVVRLHGEAVSLLVDGIADVVDVDVRDFEAPPDTMDGAARELIRGAYKLDGRLLLALDVYKAVNA, encoded by the coding sequence ATGAGCGCACCGACCCTGGGGAGGGCCGCCGCGGCGGCGTCCCGGACCTCGCAGCTGGCCACGTTCTGGCTGGACGGCGACCTGTACGGCGTCGAGGTCGAGCACGTGCAGGAGGTGCTGCGCTTCCAGGGGCTGACCCGGGTGCCGCTGGCGCCCACCGCCGTCGCCGGCCTGATCAACCTGCGCGGCCAGGTCGTCACGGCGGTCGAGCTGCGCGAGCGGCTCGCGCTACCCCCGCGCCCGGAGGGCAACGACGCCATCGTCATCGTCGTCCGCCTGCACGGGGAGGCTGTCAGCCTGCTCGTCGACGGCATCGCAGACGTGGTCGACGTCGACGTCCGCGACTTCGAGGCGCCGCCGGACACCATGGACGGCGCGGCGCGCGAGCTGATCCGCGGCGCGTACAAGCTCGACGGGCGGCTGCTGCTCGCCCTCGACGTCTACAAGGCGGTCAACGCCTGA
- a CDS encoding chemotaxis protein CheA, whose protein sequence is MDGIDEIVGEFLVESYENLDQLDRDLVALEQQPDARDLLASVFRTIHTIKGTSGFLAFNKLESVAHVGENLLAKLRDGVMAMTPGVADVLLEMVDTIRTLLTTIESEGAEGSIDVEPTVVHIKAVLEGGAAPAAAPEPAPAAASEPAPEPVAEPVVEAAAVPTPAPAPAPAPTPAPAPASAPAPAPAPAPAPAAPAANRPAAADGELPTSRRTAADSSIRVDVDVLDTLMRLTGELVLTRNQIVQKVADGADMELLRASQRLNLIAGELQEGVMKTRMQPIDTLWSKLPRVVRDLGAQCGRQVRLEMVGRDTELDRTLLEAVKDPLTHLVRNAVDHGIEAPDVRVAAGKAAEGVLTLRARHESGQVLVEVCDDGGGIDPARVGAKAVERGLVTAEALARMAPQEVLQMIFLPGFSTAAAVTNVSGRGVGMDVVKTNIEAIGGTIEVESTAGSGTTCRLRIPLTLAIVPALTVECAGDRYAIPQVSLQELVSLDAEKAAASVEDVGGAPVYRLRGELLPLVTLADVLNLTSDRHDGHVVIAVLRSEGRRFGLIVDRVINTEEIVVKAVGNQLKAVGLYSGATILGDGTVALILDVQALARRALRGEAGERQESSSAAAAATAASEQRMLLASIGGGRRVAIPLETVTRLEQVKTAQVETVGSREVVQYRGAILPIVRLDRHLGAYGDAEHEELEVVVYSDHGRSVAIVVEEILDIVEGEAAVRSDIDDIGLVGSAVFGDRVTELLDVRAAILAADPAFYTSVAGADPLDGVPSDLLEV, encoded by the coding sequence ATGGACGGCATCGACGAGATCGTCGGCGAGTTCCTGGTCGAGAGCTACGAGAACCTCGACCAGCTCGACCGCGACCTGGTCGCGCTCGAGCAGCAGCCCGACGCGCGCGACCTGCTCGCCAGCGTCTTCCGCACCATCCACACCATCAAGGGCACCAGCGGGTTCCTGGCCTTCAACAAGCTGGAGTCGGTCGCCCACGTCGGCGAGAACCTGCTCGCCAAGCTGCGCGACGGCGTCATGGCGATGACCCCCGGGGTCGCCGACGTCCTGCTCGAGATGGTCGACACCATCCGCACCCTGCTGACGACGATCGAGTCGGAGGGGGCCGAGGGCAGCATCGACGTCGAGCCGACCGTCGTGCACATCAAGGCGGTCCTCGAGGGCGGCGCCGCGCCCGCGGCAGCGCCCGAGCCGGCGCCCGCGGCAGCGTCCGAGCCGGCGCCCGAGCCGGTGGCCGAGCCCGTCGTCGAGGCGGCCGCGGTCCCGACCCCGGCACCGGCTCCGGCACCCGCTCCGACACCGGCTCCGGCACCCGCCTCCGCTCCAGCCCCGGCTCCCGCTCCGGCACCGGCTCCGGCGGCGCCCGCGGCGAACCGGCCCGCGGCCGCCGACGGCGAGCTGCCCACGTCGCGGCGCACCGCCGCGGACTCCTCGATCCGCGTGGACGTCGACGTCCTGGACACCCTCATGCGCCTGACGGGCGAGCTCGTGCTCACCCGCAACCAGATCGTGCAGAAGGTCGCCGACGGCGCCGACATGGAGCTCCTGCGCGCCTCCCAGCGGCTCAACCTCATCGCGGGTGAGCTGCAGGAGGGCGTCATGAAGACGCGCATGCAGCCCATCGACACGCTGTGGTCCAAGCTGCCCCGCGTCGTGCGCGACCTCGGCGCCCAGTGCGGCCGCCAGGTGCGCCTGGAGATGGTCGGCCGCGACACCGAGCTCGACCGCACCCTGCTCGAGGCGGTCAAGGACCCGCTGACGCACCTGGTGCGCAACGCCGTCGACCACGGCATCGAGGCCCCCGACGTGCGCGTGGCCGCCGGCAAGGCCGCCGAGGGCGTCCTGACCCTGCGCGCCCGCCACGAGAGCGGCCAGGTGCTCGTCGAGGTCTGCGACGACGGCGGCGGCATCGACCCCGCCCGGGTCGGCGCGAAGGCCGTCGAGCGCGGCCTCGTCACGGCCGAGGCCCTGGCGCGCATGGCGCCCCAGGAGGTCCTGCAGATGATCTTCCTGCCGGGCTTCTCGACCGCCGCGGCGGTCACCAACGTCTCCGGGCGCGGCGTCGGCATGGACGTCGTCAAGACGAACATCGAGGCCATCGGCGGCACCATCGAGGTCGAGTCGACCGCGGGCAGCGGCACCACCTGCCGCCTGCGGATCCCGCTGACCCTGGCGATCGTCCCGGCGCTGACCGTCGAGTGCGCCGGCGACCGGTACGCGATCCCGCAGGTCAGCCTGCAGGAGCTCGTCTCCCTGGACGCCGAGAAGGCCGCCGCGAGCGTCGAGGACGTCGGCGGCGCACCGGTGTACCGCCTGCGCGGGGAGCTGCTGCCGCTGGTCACCCTCGCCGACGTGCTGAACCTGACCTCCGACCGGCACGACGGCCACGTCGTGATCGCCGTCCTGCGCTCGGAGGGGCGCCGCTTCGGGCTCATCGTCGACCGCGTCATCAACACCGAGGAGATCGTCGTCAAGGCGGTGGGCAACCAGCTGAAGGCCGTCGGGCTGTACTCCGGCGCCACGATCCTCGGCGACGGCACCGTGGCGCTGATCCTCGACGTCCAGGCCCTGGCCCGGCGCGCGCTGCGCGGCGAGGCCGGCGAGCGGCAGGAGAGCAGCTCCGCCGCCGCGGCCGCCACCGCGGCCAGCGAGCAGCGGATGCTGCTGGCCTCGATCGGCGGCGGGCGCCGCGTGGCGATCCCGCTGGAGACGGTCACGCGCCTGGAGCAGGTGAAGACCGCCCAGGTGGAGACCGTCGGCTCGCGCGAGGTGGTGCAGTACCGCGGCGCGATCCTGCCGATCGTGCGCCTCGACCGGCACCTGGGCGCCTACGGCGACGCCGAGCACGAGGAGCTGGAGGTCGTCGTCTACTCCGACCACGGCCGCTCCGTCGCGATCGTCGTCGAGGAGATCCTCGACATCGTCGAGGGCGAGGCCGCCGTGCGCAGCGACATCGACGACATCGGCCTCGTGGGCTCCGCCGTCTTCGGCGACCGCGTGACCGAGCTGCTCGACGTCCGCGCGGCGATCCTGGCCGCCGACCCCGCCTTCTACACGTCCGTCGCCGGGGCCGACCCGCTCGACGGCGTCCCGTCCGACCTGCTGGAGGTCTGA